A genomic segment from Parachlamydiales bacterium encodes:
- the recR gene encoding recombination mediator RecR → MSYPKHLNKMIAVLNRLPGVGRRTAERFAFHMLTWSNQKQKEFAQVIDSMDQHIRQCDLCGCLCDVEACPYCSAERNASKLICVIAEPKDAFSIEETGTFRGMYHVLGGLLNPIEGIDSTQLRINMLCDRIQSQGIEEIILALDATLEGDTTALYLKDRLAPQGVKLSRLAFGLPMGSAFDFIDGSTLARALAGRNHF, encoded by the coding sequence ATGAGCTACCCTAAACATTTGAATAAAATGATCGCGGTATTAAACCGCCTTCCCGGTGTAGGAAGACGCACAGCGGAACGTTTTGCCTTTCATATGTTGACATGGTCAAATCAAAAACAAAAAGAATTTGCCCAAGTCATCGACAGTATGGACCAGCACATCCGCCAATGCGATCTCTGCGGATGCCTTTGCGATGTTGAAGCGTGCCCTTACTGCTCGGCTGAACGGAACGCGTCAAAACTTATCTGTGTGATTGCAGAGCCCAAAGATGCTTTTTCCATTGAAGAAACGGGAACCTTCCGCGGCATGTACCACGTCTTAGGAGGACTGCTCAACCCTATCGAAGGCATTGATTCTACCCAGCTGCGTATTAATATGCTCTGCGATAGGATCCAAAGCCAGGGAATCGAAGAGATTATCCTTGCGCTCGATGCCACTTTAGAAGGCGACACCACTGCCCTCTATCTAAAAGACCGCTTAGCCCCGCAAGGGGTCAAATTATCGCGTTTAGCTTTCGGCTTGCCCATGGGCAGCGCTTTCGATTTTATCGACGGAAGCACCCTTGCCCGTGCCCTAGCAGGAAGAAACCACTTCTAG
- the bamA gene encoding outer membrane protein assembly factor BamA codes for MDTLEVIIVSPSGKDVKDTKAMSGKLKTRAGDTFMQLNFDCDLKLLSAEYDRIEPTLTPCGDNNLGIVIKVWPKPLIRSISWEGNCNISSADLKSELAINACTPFDRQAFNKAFHKLQAYYIKKGYFESQLDYEVSFDDCTNQVDITVKICEGRSGRIKDIVFCNFTKCEKEELSAMMVTKRYFLLSGWLTGEGIYHEEAIQHDKMIILNYLQNRGYADADVNIEMNELNCSNKIILRITALKGDPYTIGSVSFKGNTVFDNDIVREVIGLCSGDPYAPEDIHDAVQRLTRVYGRKGYIDAFVNFESSLRCDEDVYDIRFTIEEACQYRVGMIKVIGNCVTDTNVILNEVLLIPGQLFDSEGLCKTEQRLRNIGYFKRVNVYAVRPEENGILPSNYRNVHVEVEEDSTGNISAFGGYSTMESLFIGLNITERNFNHRGLCNLLHGECRGLRGGGEYAHTTISVGAKSRKAILSWTKPFYNDTLWSVGFDLEGNNNRYVSDDYNINTVALTLHATYDVNAFVKTGVHYRIGYTSIQTNSCASEELIHEAKNSGLTSAVGASWMYDSTNHPQFPTEGFRSKLEGECAGVGGKQSFLSAAYINNYYLPIGPLDPLGRLIFRADFRFILPYGHTNADEVPIEERFFLGGDEIVRGFRPYFLGPQFKVDLNQDNAIDCTAKHQGHTHKLKTHHKLRRKPQKTKDENGKEINLVINEKTQYDYWSPVSDNDPTGGLSLQYYSLEYAHPFSPKFEGFAFTDFGQLSSRRFAFGHLYASAGFGARVKVMASMPPVTLGLGFPVNARNRSDVKRFFFTIGGKF; via the coding sequence GTGGATACTTTAGAAGTCATTATCGTCTCCCCTTCCGGAAAAGATGTCAAAGATACCAAGGCGATGTCCGGCAAATTAAAGACGCGCGCCGGTGACACCTTCATGCAATTGAACTTTGACTGCGACCTTAAATTGCTCTCGGCCGAATATGACCGCATTGAACCGACACTAACTCCCTGCGGCGATAACAATCTAGGTATTGTCATTAAAGTATGGCCTAAGCCCCTCATCCGCTCTATTTCCTGGGAAGGCAACTGCAACATCTCCTCAGCCGACTTAAAAAGCGAACTAGCTATTAACGCCTGCACTCCCTTCGACAGGCAGGCATTCAACAAAGCCTTCCATAAACTTCAAGCCTACTACATAAAGAAGGGATACTTCGAATCCCAGCTAGATTATGAAGTAAGCTTTGATGACTGCACCAATCAAGTCGATATCACCGTTAAAATCTGTGAAGGACGCTCCGGACGCATCAAAGACATCGTCTTCTGCAACTTCACTAAATGCGAAAAAGAAGAACTCTCGGCCATGATGGTCACCAAAAGATACTTCTTATTGAGCGGCTGGCTCACAGGTGAAGGCATCTATCACGAAGAAGCTATCCAGCATGATAAAATGATCATCCTCAACTATCTGCAAAATAGAGGGTATGCGGACGCCGATGTCAACATCGAAATGAATGAACTCAACTGCTCCAACAAGATCATCCTCCGCATCACAGCCCTAAAAGGCGATCCCTACACAATCGGCAGCGTATCTTTCAAAGGCAATACCGTTTTTGACAATGACATTGTTCGCGAAGTCATCGGCCTATGCTCCGGCGACCCTTACGCTCCTGAAGACATCCATGACGCCGTCCAACGCTTAACCCGCGTTTATGGACGTAAAGGCTATATCGATGCTTTCGTCAACTTCGAATCCAGCCTGCGCTGTGATGAAGACGTCTATGATATCCGCTTTACCATCGAAGAAGCATGCCAATACCGCGTCGGTATGATCAAAGTCATCGGCAACTGCGTCACAGATACAAACGTCATACTTAACGAAGTTCTACTGATCCCGGGTCAACTCTTCGACAGCGAAGGCCTCTGCAAAACAGAACAAAGACTACGCAACATCGGGTATTTCAAACGCGTCAACGTCTATGCCGTCCGCCCTGAAGAAAATGGCATCCTCCCTAGCAACTACCGCAACGTTCATGTCGAAGTAGAAGAAGATAGCACCGGCAACATCAGCGCTTTCGGCGGCTATAGCACTATGGAAAGCTTATTCATTGGCTTGAATATTACGGAGAGAAACTTCAATCACCGCGGACTATGCAACTTGCTCCATGGCGAATGCCGCGGCCTGCGCGGCGGGGGCGAATATGCCCATACGACAATATCCGTAGGCGCTAAAAGCCGCAAAGCCATTTTGTCTTGGACCAAACCTTTTTATAATGACACTCTGTGGAGCGTCGGCTTTGACTTGGAAGGTAACAACAACCGCTACGTATCCGATGATTACAATATCAATACGGTCGCTTTAACCCTGCATGCAACCTACGACGTTAACGCGTTTGTTAAAACAGGCGTCCACTATCGTATCGGATATACCAGCATTCAAACAAATTCATGCGCGTCAGAAGAACTCATCCACGAGGCTAAAAATAGCGGTCTTACCTCTGCCGTCGGTGCATCCTGGATGTATGACAGTACCAACCACCCCCAGTTCCCTACGGAAGGATTCCGATCCAAGCTTGAAGGCGAATGCGCGGGTGTGGGCGGTAAGCAAAGCTTCTTGAGTGCTGCCTATATCAACAACTACTACCTGCCTATCGGCCCCCTGGATCCCCTGGGAAGACTGATCTTTCGTGCCGACTTCCGTTTCATCCTTCCTTATGGTCATACAAATGCTGACGAAGTCCCTATCGAAGAGCGCTTTTTCTTGGGCGGCGATGAAATCGTCCGTGGCTTTAGACCCTACTTCCTAGGTCCGCAATTTAAGGTGGATTTAAACCAGGATAACGCCATAGATTGCACTGCTAAACACCAGGGGCACACCCATAAACTTAAAACACACCATAAATTGCGAAGAAAACCACAAAAGACCAAAGATGAAAATGGGAAGGAAATCAATCTGGTCATAAACGAAAAAACTCAATATGATTATTGGTCTCCGGTCTCCGATAACGACCCTACAGGCGGTCTCTCGCTACAATACTACTCCTTAGAGTACGCTCATCCCTTTTCACCCAAGTTTGAAGGGTTTGCCTTTACAGACTTCGGACAATTGTCTTCACGCCGCTTTGCTTTTGGCCACCTTTACGCCTCCGCAGGTTTTGGCGCTCGCGTCAAAGTCATGGCAAGTATGCCTCCTGTGACCTTAGGGCTCGGTTTTCCTGTTAACGCAAGAAACCGTAGCGATGTAAAGAGATTTTTCTTTACAATCGGTGGAAAGTTTTAA
- a CDS encoding OmpH family outer membrane protein has translation MKLLGKNIRIVLATLVLALPLSSSINAAEAPAPKIGVVNFKSCVEKSKLGKREQASFENLKKQMDVVLEKKEKEINEIAAKFNDPDYLDSLSQEAEAELKHKFRAASQELSGQQQQYYQALSQANTKIVQMITEIVAKAAEQVAKKQNLTFILNEEAVYFYAPSTDVTNLVVGELDRMFEEQLKNGSSEGRKAGG, from the coding sequence ATGAAACTGTTAGGAAAAAATATCCGCATCGTCCTTGCAACACTTGTGTTAGCATTGCCCCTTTCATCTTCTATCAACGCAGCGGAAGCGCCTGCACCAAAAATCGGTGTGGTTAACTTCAAATCCTGCGTCGAAAAATCCAAGTTAGGCAAAAGAGAACAAGCTTCTTTTGAAAACCTAAAGAAGCAGATGGATGTTGTATTGGAAAAGAAAGAAAAAGAAATCAACGAAATTGCAGCGAAGTTCAATGACCCCGACTACTTAGACAGCCTTTCCCAAGAAGCTGAAGCAGAGCTGAAACACAAATTCCGCGCTGCCTCCCAAGAACTTTCCGGACAACAGCAGCAATATTACCAAGCGCTAAGCCAAGCAAACACTAAGATCGTGCAAATGATCACTGAAATCGTGGCCAAAGCTGCTGAGCAAGTCGCTAAAAAACAAAACCTGACCTTCATTCTGAATGAAGAAGCTGTCTACTTCTATGCTCCTTCCACAGATGTGACCAACCTCGTTGTAGGTGAACTTGATCGCATGTTTGAAGAACAACTCAAGAACGGCTCCAGCGAAGGAAGAAAAGCAGGTGGCTAA
- the lpxD gene encoding UDP-3-O-(3-hydroxymyristoyl)glucosamine N-acyltransferase, which produces MAKKSFTLRELCELTGSTLKGNPEHIILNVADLYHATAEDVSFFSNPRYAGQLAKSHAGAVFVSQVPEELSQFNFLIHPDPSRAFQKVAETVAQSRPPLTGFDGIHPTAVIHSEAIIGENVTIGPYAVIDQKAIIGKGTYIGAQCYIGPETVIGENCKIHPRVTIREGCEIGNHVVLQPGVVIGSCGFGFTTSAQGEHTKLEQIGNVIIEDDVEIGANTTVDRSRFKCTRIGTGSKIDNLVMIGHGVEIGKHVLLVAQTGVAGSTTIGDHCTIAGQVAIAGHLKIGPKTRIAGKSGVSKSLPTGDYSGIPVQPIQEYNKNAVYLRKMSEFVEELKQLKQKILQES; this is translated from the coding sequence GTGGCTAAGAAATCCTTTACTCTCCGTGAGCTCTGCGAGCTCACGGGTAGCACCCTCAAAGGAAATCCCGAACACATCATCCTCAATGTAGCAGACCTTTATCATGCTACTGCTGAGGATGTTTCGTTTTTTTCCAATCCCCGCTATGCCGGGCAGCTTGCAAAATCCCATGCAGGCGCAGTCTTTGTTTCCCAAGTTCCCGAGGAGCTTTCTCAATTTAACTTCCTCATCCACCCCGACCCATCCCGTGCCTTCCAAAAAGTGGCAGAAACCGTTGCCCAAAGCAGGCCCCCTCTTACAGGATTTGATGGAATACACCCTACTGCGGTCATTCATTCAGAAGCTATCATTGGGGAAAACGTGACCATTGGACCTTATGCTGTGATCGACCAGAAAGCAATTATCGGCAAAGGAACCTATATCGGAGCGCAATGCTATATTGGCCCGGAGACAGTTATTGGTGAAAACTGCAAAATCCATCCCCGCGTTACCATTCGCGAAGGATGCGAGATCGGCAATCACGTCGTTCTTCAGCCAGGTGTTGTCATCGGTTCCTGCGGGTTCGGCTTTACAACTTCGGCTCAAGGTGAACACACAAAACTCGAACAGATCGGCAATGTCATTATTGAAGATGATGTTGAAATCGGCGCCAATACTACCGTTGACCGCTCACGCTTTAAATGCACGCGTATCGGGACAGGCTCTAAAATAGACAATCTTGTGATGATCGGACACGGGGTAGAAATAGGCAAACATGTGCTGCTTGTGGCACAAACAGGCGTTGCAGGTTCTACCACGATCGGAGATCACTGCACTATCGCAGGCCAAGTCGCCATCGCCGGGCATTTAAAGATAGGACCCAAGACACGTATTGCAGGGAAATCGGGAGTGAGTAAATCACTGCCTACCGGTGATTATAGTGGTATTCCCGTACAGCCTATCCAAGAATACAATAAAAATGCTGTCTATTTACGTAAGATGAGTGAGTTTGTAGAAGAGCTCAAACAGCTTAAGCAGAAAATTCTTCAAGAAAGCTAA
- a CDS encoding pyruvate dehydrogenase complex E1 component subunit beta: protein MGTQTIDFREALRQAIDEEMERDPNVFILGEEVGEYNGAYKVTKGLLDKWGPMRVLDTPISELGFAGLGIGAAMTGLRPIVEFMSFNFSFVAADQIISNAIKMYYMSGNRFKVPIVFRGPNGAAAQVSSQHSHCVEAIYGNLPGLIIVAPSNAYDAKGLLKSSIRNNNPVLFLESELQYNDKMDLPTEEYLVPIGKAKIVIPGTDLTIVSHGKMAAVAQSAAKELKKIGISCEVIDLRTIKPLDMPLIAASVRKTGKCLCVEEGHIFTGISAEVGFQIQEQCFDYLDAPVARVCQRETPMPYSKEIEKHTIPNVERIVEQARRVVNI, encoded by the coding sequence ATGGGCACACAGACGATAGATTTTAGAGAAGCCTTGCGTCAAGCCATCGATGAAGAGATGGAACGGGATCCCAACGTCTTTATTTTGGGTGAGGAAGTAGGGGAGTACAACGGAGCTTACAAAGTTACCAAAGGCTTATTGGATAAATGGGGCCCTATGAGGGTCTTGGATACTCCCATTTCCGAACTGGGATTTGCAGGCTTAGGCATCGGAGCCGCCATGACAGGCTTGCGGCCAATTGTCGAATTCATGAGTTTTAACTTCTCTTTTGTCGCTGCAGATCAGATAATCTCCAATGCGATAAAAATGTATTACATGTCAGGCAACCGCTTCAAAGTGCCGATTGTCTTCCGCGGACCCAATGGAGCAGCAGCACAAGTTTCCAGCCAGCATTCCCACTGCGTAGAAGCGATTTATGGCAACCTGCCCGGATTGATTATCGTTGCACCCAGCAACGCTTATGACGCAAAAGGCCTGCTTAAATCGTCCATCCGCAATAACAATCCCGTCCTCTTTTTAGAATCGGAACTCCAATACAATGACAAAATGGATCTTCCGACGGAAGAATACTTGGTTCCGATTGGAAAAGCGAAAATCGTGATTCCTGGAACAGACCTAACGATTGTTTCCCACGGGAAAATGGCTGCAGTTGCACAATCCGCAGCAAAAGAGCTGAAAAAAATCGGCATCAGTTGCGAAGTCATCGACTTGCGTACAATTAAGCCGCTCGACATGCCCTTGATTGCAGCTTCAGTGCGGAAAACCGGCAAGTGCCTCTGCGTCGAAGAAGGGCATATCTTTACCGGGATCAGCGCCGAGGTAGGTTTCCAGATCCAAGAGCAATGCTTTGACTATCTGGATGCTCCTGTAGCCCGCGTGTGCCAGCGTGAAACGCCTATGCCTTATTCCAAGGAAATAGAAAAACATACCATTCCTAACGTAGAACGCATCGTGGAGCAAGCCCGACGCGTCGTTAATATTTAA
- the pdhA gene encoding pyruvate dehydrogenase (acetyl-transferring) E1 component subunit alpha, whose translation MRANKKAIEYHLFKADKPKLIQELGKEALQQTLWQMLLIRHFETRAESAYQQGKIGGFFHAYSGQEAIQTAAVNAIGVNNWWVTSYRCHALALLLGATPNELMAELYGRTTGNALGRGGSMHLYTERLLGGFGIVTGQVPIATGAAFTIKYKKIPGEVAVCFMGDGAVPQGAFHESLNLASLWDLPCIYVIENNQWGMGTAVERANSVDRLAEDKAPGYNMKAYTLDGMDYLDCYAGFRHIAQEVLATNRPVLVEAITERFRGHSISDPALYRTKESLKVCMERDPIILLEKALTEAGMLDPEEFKQKDKEIKDLVVAAMQFADESPWPSPATLEEDVFAP comes from the coding sequence ATGCGAGCCAATAAAAAAGCTATCGAATACCACCTTTTTAAAGCAGATAAACCCAAGCTCATCCAAGAGTTGGGGAAAGAAGCGCTACAACAAACTTTGTGGCAGATGCTGCTTATCCGTCATTTCGAAACTCGTGCTGAATCCGCTTATCAACAAGGCAAAATCGGCGGGTTTTTTCATGCCTATTCCGGTCAGGAAGCAATACAAACAGCAGCAGTCAATGCCATCGGAGTGAATAATTGGTGGGTCACCTCTTATCGCTGCCACGCCTTAGCTCTCTTATTAGGAGCTACTCCTAATGAATTAATGGCGGAACTTTATGGACGTACCACAGGTAATGCTCTTGGCCGCGGAGGTTCCATGCACCTCTATACCGAACGTTTACTCGGCGGTTTTGGGATTGTTACAGGACAAGTGCCTATTGCTACAGGCGCGGCTTTCACGATCAAATACAAAAAAATACCCGGCGAAGTCGCCGTTTGTTTTATGGGCGATGGCGCTGTGCCACAAGGTGCATTCCATGAGTCCTTAAACTTGGCCTCCCTGTGGGATTTACCGTGTATTTATGTCATAGAAAATAACCAGTGGGGGATGGGAACGGCTGTCGAACGTGCGAATAGTGTCGACCGCCTAGCCGAAGACAAAGCTCCGGGCTATAACATGAAGGCCTATACTTTAGATGGAATGGATTACTTGGACTGCTACGCCGGATTTAGACACATTGCGCAAGAAGTCCTCGCGACAAATCGTCCCGTCTTAGTGGAAGCAATCACTGAACGCTTCCGCGGCCACTCCATCTCAGACCCCGCCCTTTACAGGACAAAAGAATCTCTGAAAGTATGCATGGAACGCGATCCAATTATACTACTCGAGAAAGCACTGACAGAAGCAGGTATGCTGGATCCGGAAGAATTTAAGCAAAAAGACAAAGAAATAAAAGACCTAGTCGTCGCAGCGATGCAATTTGCCGATGAAAGCCCCTGGCCTTCTCCTGCAACACTAGAAGAAGATGTCTTTGCACCCTAA